A genomic stretch from Argonema galeatum A003/A1 includes:
- a CDS encoding RNA polymerase sigma factor, RpoD/SigA family: protein MSISATSIHQAQPNFSTDMVRTYLLEIGRIPLLTKEQEVIYGKQVQQMMALYEGKEAIAQSLGCEPSVEEWALQAHLEQGEMNSVLAKGQQAKQKMIEANLRLVVSIAKKYQKRGVEFLDLIQEGTLGLERGVEKFDPKQGYKLSTYVYWWIRQGMTRAISQQGRTIRLPSHIYERIAKIKKIQKQLFHELGRNATPAEIAQVLELDTSEVRKLLLLARRPFSLDLRVGENQDTEFIDMLQDESPSPEEYMMGEALRQDVRQLLAELSPRQREVMILRFGLENNQAQSLQEIGELLGLSRERVRQIEMQALANLRRHRNRVREYLVI, encoded by the coding sequence CTCAACCCAACTTCAGTACGGATATGGTGCGAACCTACCTACTCGAAATTGGTCGAATCCCCTTATTGACCAAGGAGCAAGAAGTCATATATGGCAAGCAAGTTCAGCAGATGATGGCTCTATATGAGGGTAAAGAAGCGATCGCACAGAGCTTAGGTTGCGAGCCAAGTGTTGAAGAGTGGGCACTGCAAGCTCATCTGGAGCAGGGCGAGATGAACTCTGTTTTGGCGAAGGGGCAACAAGCAAAGCAAAAGATGATTGAGGCCAACTTACGTCTGGTGGTCTCTATAGCAAAGAAATATCAGAAGCGCGGCGTTGAGTTTTTGGACTTGATTCAGGAAGGAACCCTTGGTTTGGAGCGCGGTGTAGAGAAATTTGACCCCAAGCAAGGCTACAAGTTGTCCACCTATGTTTACTGGTGGATTCGTCAAGGGATGACCAGAGCGATTTCCCAGCAAGGTCGCACCATTCGGCTCCCCAGTCACATTTATGAAAGGATCGCTAAAATCAAGAAGATTCAAAAGCAACTTTTTCATGAGTTGGGTCGTAATGCGACGCCAGCAGAAATTGCACAAGTCTTGGAGTTAGACACCTCCGAAGTTAGGAAATTATTGCTGCTAGCCCGACGACCGTTTTCTTTAGATTTACGAGTCGGAGAAAATCAGGACACAGAATTTATTGATATGTTGCAAGATGAGAGTCCTTCGCCAGAGGAGTATATGATGGGCGAAGCATTGCGTCAGGATGTTCGGCAATTGTTAGCAGAATTGTCTCCTCGACAGCGGGAAGTTATGATCCTACGCTTCGGTTTGGAAAACAACCAAGCGCAGAGTTTGCAAGAAATTGGCGAACTGCTTGGTCTGAGTCGCGAACGGGTTCGTCAGATTGAGATGCAAGCCTTAGCTAATCTGCGTCGCCATAGGAATAGGGTGCGCGAGTACCTTGTAATTTGA
- a CDS encoding fasciclin domain-containing protein, giving the protein MADIVDTAVNAGSFSTLVAAVKAANLVDTLKGAGPFTVFAPTDEAFAKLPEGTVDALLKDIPKLKKILTYHVVSGKVMAADVVKLKSATTVEGSDVKIDASNGGVKVNDAKVSTADVAADNGVIHIIDTVLIPA; this is encoded by the coding sequence GTGGCTGACATTGTTGATACTGCCGTTAATGCTGGTTCTTTCAGCACCCTAGTTGCCGCAGTCAAGGCTGCCAATTTGGTAGATACTCTAAAAGGCGCTGGCCCCTTCACCGTTTTTGCGCCTACTGATGAGGCGTTTGCTAAGCTTCCCGAAGGCACAGTAGACGCACTGCTTAAGGACATTCCAAAGCTCAAGAAAATCTTGACTTATCATGTCGTTTCAGGCAAGGTAATGGCGGCTGACGTGGTTAAGTTGAAATCAGCTACAACCGTTGAAGGTTCAGATGTAAAAATTGACGCTTCCAATGGCGGCGTCAAGGTGAATGATGCTAAAGTCTCAACAGCAGATGTTGCTGCTGATAACGGTGTCATCCACATCATTGACACAGTGTTGATTCCTGCGTAA
- a CDS encoding PRC-barrel domain-containing protein — protein sequence MRKGTDLIDKAIIAYDTGRRIARVQDLVFDQDDNELLGFLVKESGLFRSAKVIPLGAVKAIGPNAIVVADDNAIVSASEVPKIDKVLDRNLVLKGTRVLTTDGRYLGSVVDLYFDDQTGRIEGYEASGGLFADAYSGRSFIPAPYDVKIGEEITFVPPEIADLMAEQVGGVLGAVQTAGSRIQESSEAANQRIQQAAVATNARIQQGVESANIRLQDAGVATNAKIQQGVESANMMLQEAANGTGDRIAQGSRSAVTAVTNGLISPEEQLAYALGKQLDRDVASKDGAMFALKDQLVTLSLADEAQRLGILDRLYRATGGSLTAGIDRRFQDTTTQAETHLQGTTRSANIALSSTLARMGVDQAKGRRAQRLLRDENGTIIAAPGQIVTDIVIERAKVRGREAALLDAVGLQPSEAARYSTKDAFSRTGTKFQEEAAIAQENASVLWQNLKEKFSEVQGRGTKAFHQKRIEQALGRPVTRVILDPQDNIILNVGELITHRAIQQAEQGGVLNILLNSVYMKQPNISETELRAPEQGMASLEREHRIELQQRVLLENSHL from the coding sequence ATGAGAAAAGGTACTGACCTGATCGATAAAGCTATTATTGCTTACGATACAGGTAGAAGAATTGCACGGGTTCAAGACTTAGTTTTTGACCAGGATGATAATGAGTTGCTTGGCTTTCTAGTCAAGGAAAGTGGGCTGTTTCGTAGTGCCAAAGTGATTCCACTGGGAGCGGTAAAAGCGATCGGGCCTAACGCGATCGTTGTTGCTGACGATAATGCGATCGTTTCCGCAAGCGAAGTGCCTAAAATCGACAAGGTTCTCGATCGCAACTTGGTTCTCAAAGGCACTCGCGTTTTGACTACAGACGGTCGCTACCTCGGTTCGGTTGTGGATCTGTATTTTGATGACCAGACTGGAAGGATTGAGGGTTATGAAGCATCGGGTGGGCTGTTTGCAGATGCTTATTCTGGACGCTCCTTTATCCCTGCTCCTTATGATGTCAAAATTGGTGAAGAAATTACCTTTGTGCCGCCTGAAATCGCTGATTTAATGGCGGAGCAAGTGGGTGGAGTTCTCGGTGCCGTACAAACGGCTGGTAGCAGAATACAAGAGTCCAGCGAAGCGGCTAATCAAAGGATACAACAAGCGGCTGTCGCAACGAATGCCAGAATCCAGCAAGGTGTAGAATCTGCAAATATTAGGCTGCAAGATGCAGGTGTGGCAACGAATGCCAAAATCCAGCAAGGTGTCGAATCTGCAAACATGATGCTGCAAGAAGCAGCAAACGGTACTGGCGATCGCATTGCACAAGGTAGTCGCAGTGCTGTTACCGCTGTTACGAACGGACTGATTAGTCCAGAAGAACAGTTGGCATATGCTCTAGGGAAACAACTCGATCGCGATGTAGCCTCAAAAGACGGGGCTATGTTCGCGCTCAAAGACCAACTGGTTACATTGTCACTAGCTGACGAGGCGCAGCGACTCGGCATCTTGGATCGGCTCTATCGTGCGACGGGTGGAAGTCTGACGGCTGGAATCGATCGACGTTTTCAAGACACGACGACTCAAGCGGAAACTCATCTGCAAGGAACAACTCGTAGTGCTAACATTGCGCTGTCGAGCACACTGGCTCGGATGGGAGTCGATCAAGCCAAAGGTCGCCGCGCTCAGCGATTGCTTCGCGATGAAAATGGCACGATTATCGCCGCTCCCGGTCAGATTGTAACGGATATCGTGATTGAAAGAGCGAAAGTGCGGGGGCGTGAAGCTGCCCTACTTGATGCCGTTGGCTTGCAGCCTTCTGAAGCGGCTCGATACAGTACTAAAGATGCCTTCTCTCGAACTGGGACGAAATTTCAGGAAGAGGCTGCGATCGCGCAAGAGAATGCCAGTGTATTGTGGCAAAACCTGAAAGAGAAGTTTAGCGAAGTTCAGGGTCGGGGTACTAAAGCTTTTCATCAGAAGCGAATCGAGCAAGCGTTGGGGCGTCCTGTCACTCGCGTCATTTTAGATCCCCAGGACAACATCATCCTCAACGTGGGCGAGTTGATCACCCATCGAGCTATTCAGCAGGCAGAGCAAGGCGGAGTGCTGAATATTCTACTTAACTCAGTCTACATGAAACAGCCAAACATCTCTGAGACAGAGCTTCGCGCTCCAGAACAGGGTATGGCTTCGCTTGAGCGCGAACATAGAATTGAGTTACAGCAGAGAGTTCTTTTGGAAAACTCCCATCTGTAG